The following coding sequences lie in one Arabidopsis thaliana chromosome 3, partial sequence genomic window:
- the BGLU8 gene encoding beta glucosidase 8, translating into MVQENDRTGLFNYLFIWTQTGGGKSKMKHFNLLSIILVIVLATSYIDAFTRNDFPEDFLFGAGTSAYQWEGAANEDGRTPSVWDTTSHCYNGSNGDIACDGYHKYKEDVKLMAEMGLESFRFSISWSRLIPNGRGRINPKGLLFYKNLIKELRSHGIEPHVTLYHYDLPQSLEDEYGGWINHKIIEDFTAFADVCFREFGEDVKLWTTINEATIFAFAFYGKDVRYGNCTTGNYCMETYIAGHNMLLAHASASNLYKLKYKSKQRGSIGLSIFALGLTPYTNSKDDEIATQRAKAFLYGWMLKPLVFGDYPDEMKRTLGSRLPVFSEEESEQVKGSSDFVGIIHYTTVYVTNQPAPYIFPSSTNKDFFTDMGAYIISTGNSSSFVFDAVPWGLEGVLQHIKHRYNNPPIYILENGSPMKHDSMLQDTPRVEYIQAYIGAVLNAIKSGSDTRGYFVWSLIDLFEVQVGYKSSFGMYYVNFSDPGRKRSPKLSASWYTGFLNGTIDVASQDMTQLQRNFSGSSSL; encoded by the exons atggTCCAAGAAAACGACAGAACCGGACTCTTCAATTATTTGTTCATTTGGACTCAAACCGGAGGaggaaaatcaaaaatgaaacatttcAATCTGTTATCCATTATTCTGGTTATCGTTTTGGCGACAAGCTACATTGATGCCTTCACCAGAAACGATTTTCCAGAGGATTTCCTCTTCGGAGCCGGTACTTCTGCTTATCAG TGGGAAGGAGCTGCTAATGAAGACGGAAGAACTCCTAGCGTCTGGGATACAACCTCCCACTGTT ATAATGGAAGTAATGGAGATATAGCATGTGATGGGTATCACAAATACAAG GAAGATGTTAAGTTGATGGCAGAAATGGGCTTAGAATCATTCAGATTCTCTATCTCCTGGTCAAGACTTATACCTA ATGGAAGAGGACGCATTAACCCAAAAGGTTTATTGTTTTACAAGAATCTCATCAAAGAGCTACGAAGCCATG GAATCGAACCTCACGTTACACTTTACCACTACGATCTTCCTCAGTCTCTTGAAGATGAGTATGGAGGATGGATCAACCACAAAATCAT AGAAGACTTTACAGCTTTTGCAGATGTATGCTTCAGAGAGTTTGGGGAGGATGTGAAGTTATGGACTACAATCAACGAAGCTACAATCTTCGCCTTTGCTTTTTATGGCAAAGACGTTAGGTATGGAAATTGTACTACAGGAAATTATTGTATGGAAACATATATTGCAGGCCATAACATGTTGCTAGCTCATGCCTCTGCTTCAAATTTGTATAAACTAAAGTACAAG AGTAAGCAAAGAGGATCCATAGGCCTTAGTATATTTGCATTGGGGTTAACTCCTTATACAAACTCCAAGGACGATGAAATCGCAACTCAAAGAGCTAAAGCTTTCCTCTATGGATG GATGTTGAAGCCTTTGGTATTTGGGGACTATCCGGATGAAATGAAGAGAACCTTGGGATCGAGATTACCGGTTTTCTCAGAGGAAGAATCAGAGCAAGTTAAAGGATCATCTGACTTTGTAGGAATTATACATTACACGACAGTTTATGTCACAAACCAGCCCGCACCTTATATCTTTCCCAGCAGCACTAACAAAGACTTCTTTACAGACATGGGCGCGTATATTATCT CCACTGGGAACTCTTCATCATTCGTG TTTGATGCTGTTCCATGGGGTCTGGAAGGTGTTCTTCAGCATATAAAGCATCGCTATAACAATCCTCCAATCTACATTCTTGAAAATG gtTCACCGATGAAACACGATTCGATGCTACAAGACACACCAAGAGTTGAATACATTCAAGCTTACATTGGTGCTGTCCTCAACGCTATCAA GAGTGGATCGGACACGAGAGGTTACTTCGTATGGTCGCTGATAGATTTGTTTGAGGTACAGGTTGGATATAAAAGCAGCTTCGGAATGTACTATGTCAATTTTAGCGATCCTGGTCGCAAGAGGTCGCCAAAGCTCTCTGCTTCTTGGTACACTGGTTTTCTCAATGGTACAATTGATGTTGCTTCTCAAGATATGACTCAGTTGCAGAGAAATTTCTCTGGCTCTTCTTCACTGTAA
- the BGLU8 gene encoding beta glucosidase 8, translating into MVQENDRTGLFNYLFIWTQTGGGKSKMKHFNLLSIILVIVLATSYIDAFTRNDFPEDFLFGAGTSAYQWEGAANEDGRTPSVWDTTSHCYNGSNGDIACDGYHKYKEDVKLMAEMGLESFRFSISWSRLIPNGRGRINPKGLLFYKNLIKELRSHGIEPHVTLYHYDLPQSLEDEYGGWINHKIIEDFTAFADVCFREFGEDVKLWTTINEATIFAFAFYGKDVRYGNCTTGNYCMETYIAGHNMLLAHASASNLYKLKYKSKQRGSIGLSIFALGLTPYTNSKDDEIATQRAKAFLYGWMLKPLVFGDYPDEMKRTLGSRLPVFSEEESEQVKGSSDFVGIIHYTTVYVTNQPAPYIFPSSTNKDFFTDMGAYIISTGNSSSFVFDAVPWGLEGVLQHIKHRYNNPPIYILENGSPMKHDSMLQDTPRVEYIQAYIGAVLNAIKYGHPFSNFSPHVNIFD; encoded by the exons atggTCCAAGAAAACGACAGAACCGGACTCTTCAATTATTTGTTCATTTGGACTCAAACCGGAGGaggaaaatcaaaaatgaaacatttcAATCTGTTATCCATTATTCTGGTTATCGTTTTGGCGACAAGCTACATTGATGCCTTCACCAGAAACGATTTTCCAGAGGATTTCCTCTTCGGAGCCGGTACTTCTGCTTATCAG TGGGAAGGAGCTGCTAATGAAGACGGAAGAACTCCTAGCGTCTGGGATACAACCTCCCACTGTT ATAATGGAAGTAATGGAGATATAGCATGTGATGGGTATCACAAATACAAG GAAGATGTTAAGTTGATGGCAGAAATGGGCTTAGAATCATTCAGATTCTCTATCTCCTGGTCAAGACTTATACCTA ATGGAAGAGGACGCATTAACCCAAAAGGTTTATTGTTTTACAAGAATCTCATCAAAGAGCTACGAAGCCATG GAATCGAACCTCACGTTACACTTTACCACTACGATCTTCCTCAGTCTCTTGAAGATGAGTATGGAGGATGGATCAACCACAAAATCAT AGAAGACTTTACAGCTTTTGCAGATGTATGCTTCAGAGAGTTTGGGGAGGATGTGAAGTTATGGACTACAATCAACGAAGCTACAATCTTCGCCTTTGCTTTTTATGGCAAAGACGTTAGGTATGGAAATTGTACTACAGGAAATTATTGTATGGAAACATATATTGCAGGCCATAACATGTTGCTAGCTCATGCCTCTGCTTCAAATTTGTATAAACTAAAGTACAAG AGTAAGCAAAGAGGATCCATAGGCCTTAGTATATTTGCATTGGGGTTAACTCCTTATACAAACTCCAAGGACGATGAAATCGCAACTCAAAGAGCTAAAGCTTTCCTCTATGGATG GATGTTGAAGCCTTTGGTATTTGGGGACTATCCGGATGAAATGAAGAGAACCTTGGGATCGAGATTACCGGTTTTCTCAGAGGAAGAATCAGAGCAAGTTAAAGGATCATCTGACTTTGTAGGAATTATACATTACACGACAGTTTATGTCACAAACCAGCCCGCACCTTATATCTTTCCCAGCAGCACTAACAAAGACTTCTTTACAGACATGGGCGCGTATATTATCT CCACTGGGAACTCTTCATCATTCGTG TTTGATGCTGTTCCATGGGGTCTGGAAGGTGTTCTTCAGCATATAAAGCATCGCTATAACAATCCTCCAATCTACATTCTTGAAAATG gtTCACCGATGAAACACGATTCGATGCTACAAGACACACCAAGAGTTGAATACATTCAAGCTTACATTGGTGCTGTCCTCAACGCTATCAAGTATGGTCAtcctttttcaaattttagtcCTCACGTTAATATATTTGACTGA
- the BGLU8 gene encoding beta glucosidase 8 gives MVQENDRTGLFNYLFIWTQTGGGKSKMKHFNLLSIILVIVLATSYIDAFTRNDFPEDFLFGAGTSAYQWEGAANEDGRTPSVWDTTSHCYNGSNGDIACDGYHKYKEDVKLMAEMGLESFRFSISWSRLIPNGRGRINPKGLLFYKNLIKELRSHGIEPHVTLYHYDLPQSLEDEYGGWINHKIIEDFTAFADVCFREFGEDVKLWTTINEATIFAFAFYGKDVRYGNCTTGNYCMETYIAGHNMLLAHASASNLYKLKYKSKQRGSIGLSIFALGLTPYTNSKDDEIATQRAKAFLYGWMLKPLVFGDYPDEMKRTLGSRLPVFSEEESEQVKGSSDFVGIIHYTTVYVTNQPAPYIFPSSTNKDFFTDMGAYIICMPSLFSSLFNRFFFLKLSLIYKSSSLDSHWELFIIRGKVLQFCRNILTYVLMPKPFVLF, from the exons atggTCCAAGAAAACGACAGAACCGGACTCTTCAATTATTTGTTCATTTGGACTCAAACCGGAGGaggaaaatcaaaaatgaaacatttcAATCTGTTATCCATTATTCTGGTTATCGTTTTGGCGACAAGCTACATTGATGCCTTCACCAGAAACGATTTTCCAGAGGATTTCCTCTTCGGAGCCGGTACTTCTGCTTATCAG TGGGAAGGAGCTGCTAATGAAGACGGAAGAACTCCTAGCGTCTGGGATACAACCTCCCACTGTT ATAATGGAAGTAATGGAGATATAGCATGTGATGGGTATCACAAATACAAG GAAGATGTTAAGTTGATGGCAGAAATGGGCTTAGAATCATTCAGATTCTCTATCTCCTGGTCAAGACTTATACCTA ATGGAAGAGGACGCATTAACCCAAAAGGTTTATTGTTTTACAAGAATCTCATCAAAGAGCTACGAAGCCATG GAATCGAACCTCACGTTACACTTTACCACTACGATCTTCCTCAGTCTCTTGAAGATGAGTATGGAGGATGGATCAACCACAAAATCAT AGAAGACTTTACAGCTTTTGCAGATGTATGCTTCAGAGAGTTTGGGGAGGATGTGAAGTTATGGACTACAATCAACGAAGCTACAATCTTCGCCTTTGCTTTTTATGGCAAAGACGTTAGGTATGGAAATTGTACTACAGGAAATTATTGTATGGAAACATATATTGCAGGCCATAACATGTTGCTAGCTCATGCCTCTGCTTCAAATTTGTATAAACTAAAGTACAAG AGTAAGCAAAGAGGATCCATAGGCCTTAGTATATTTGCATTGGGGTTAACTCCTTATACAAACTCCAAGGACGATGAAATCGCAACTCAAAGAGCTAAAGCTTTCCTCTATGGATG GATGTTGAAGCCTTTGGTATTTGGGGACTATCCGGATGAAATGAAGAGAACCTTGGGATCGAGATTACCGGTTTTCTCAGAGGAAGAATCAGAGCAAGTTAAAGGATCATCTGACTTTGTAGGAATTATACATTACACGACAGTTTATGTCACAAACCAGCCCGCACCTTATATCTTTCCCAGCAGCACTAACAAAGACTTCTTTACAGACATGGGCGCGTATATTATCTGTATGCCAAGTTTATTTTCATCACTATtcaatcgatttttttttttgaaactctctttaatttataagtcttcttctttggacAGCCACTGGGAACTCTTCATCATTCGTGGTAAGGTCCTGCAATTCTGCAGAAACATATTGACATATGTACTTATGCCAAAACCTTTTGTTCTATTTTGA
- the BGLU8 gene encoding beta glucosidase 8 (beta glucosidase 8 (BGLU8); FUNCTIONS IN: cation binding, hydrolase activity, hydrolyzing O-glycosyl compounds, catalytic activity; INVOLVED IN: carbohydrate metabolic process; LOCATED IN: vacuole; CONTAINS InterPro DOMAIN/s: Glycoside hydrolase, family 1 (InterPro:IPR001360), Glycoside hydrolase, family 1, active site (InterPro:IPR018120), Glycoside hydrolase, catalytic core (InterPro:IPR017853), Glycoside hydrolase, subgroup, catalytic core (InterPro:IPR013781); BEST Arabidopsis thaliana protein match is: beta glucosidase 7 (TAIR:AT3G62740.1); Has 11295 Blast hits to 10975 proteins in 1475 species: Archae - 142; Bacteria - 7812; Metazoa - 710; Fungi - 200; Plants - 1441; Viruses - 0; Other Eukaryotes - 990 (source: NCBI BLink).), with amino-acid sequence MKHFNLLSIILVIVLATSYIDAFTRNDFPEDFLFGAGTSAYQWEGAANEDGRTPSVWDTTSHCYNGSNGDIACDGYHKYKEDVKLMAEMGLESFRFSISWSRLIPNGRGRINPKGLLFYKNLIKELRSHGIEPHVTLYHYDLPQSLEDEYGGWINHKIIEDFTAFADVCFREFGEDVKLWTTINEATIFAFAFYGKDVRYGNCTTGNYCMETYIAGHNMLLAHASASNLYKLKYKSKQRGSIGLSIFALGLTPYTNSKDDEIATQRAKAFLYGWMLKPLVFGDYPDEMKRTLGSRLPVFSEEESEQVKGSSDFVGIIHYTTVYVTNQPAPYIFPSSTNKDFFTDMGAYIISTGNSSSFVFDAVPWGLEGVLQHIKHRYNNPPIYILENGSPMKHDSMLQDTPRVEYIQAYIGAVLNAIKSGSDTRGYFVWSLIDLFEVQVGYKSSFGMYYVNFSDPGRKRSPKLSASWYTGFLNGTIDVASQDMTQLQRNFSGSSSL; translated from the exons atgaaacatttcAATCTGTTATCCATTATTCTGGTTATCGTTTTGGCGACAAGCTACATTGATGCCTTCACCAGAAACGATTTTCCAGAGGATTTCCTCTTCGGAGCCGGTACTTCTGCTTATCAG TGGGAAGGAGCTGCTAATGAAGACGGAAGAACTCCTAGCGTCTGGGATACAACCTCCCACTGTT ATAATGGAAGTAATGGAGATATAGCATGTGATGGGTATCACAAATACAAG GAAGATGTTAAGTTGATGGCAGAAATGGGCTTAGAATCATTCAGATTCTCTATCTCCTGGTCAAGACTTATACCTA ATGGAAGAGGACGCATTAACCCAAAAGGTTTATTGTTTTACAAGAATCTCATCAAAGAGCTACGAAGCCATG GAATCGAACCTCACGTTACACTTTACCACTACGATCTTCCTCAGTCTCTTGAAGATGAGTATGGAGGATGGATCAACCACAAAATCAT AGAAGACTTTACAGCTTTTGCAGATGTATGCTTCAGAGAGTTTGGGGAGGATGTGAAGTTATGGACTACAATCAACGAAGCTACAATCTTCGCCTTTGCTTTTTATGGCAAAGACGTTAGGTATGGAAATTGTACTACAGGAAATTATTGTATGGAAACATATATTGCAGGCCATAACATGTTGCTAGCTCATGCCTCTGCTTCAAATTTGTATAAACTAAAGTACAAG AGTAAGCAAAGAGGATCCATAGGCCTTAGTATATTTGCATTGGGGTTAACTCCTTATACAAACTCCAAGGACGATGAAATCGCAACTCAAAGAGCTAAAGCTTTCCTCTATGGATG GATGTTGAAGCCTTTGGTATTTGGGGACTATCCGGATGAAATGAAGAGAACCTTGGGATCGAGATTACCGGTTTTCTCAGAGGAAGAATCAGAGCAAGTTAAAGGATCATCTGACTTTGTAGGAATTATACATTACACGACAGTTTATGTCACAAACCAGCCCGCACCTTATATCTTTCCCAGCAGCACTAACAAAGACTTCTTTACAGACATGGGCGCGTATATTATCT CCACTGGGAACTCTTCATCATTCGTG TTTGATGCTGTTCCATGGGGTCTGGAAGGTGTTCTTCAGCATATAAAGCATCGCTATAACAATCCTCCAATCTACATTCTTGAAAATG gtTCACCGATGAAACACGATTCGATGCTACAAGACACACCAAGAGTTGAATACATTCAAGCTTACATTGGTGCTGTCCTCAACGCTATCAA GAGTGGATCGGACACGAGAGGTTACTTCGTATGGTCGCTGATAGATTTGTTTGAGGTACAGGTTGGATATAAAAGCAGCTTCGGAATGTACTATGTCAATTTTAGCGATCCTGGTCGCAAGAGGTCGCCAAAGCTCTCTGCTTCTTGGTACACTGGTTTTCTCAATGGTACAATTGATGTTGCTTCTCAAGATATGACTCAGTTGCAGAGAAATTTCTCTGGCTCTTCTTCACTGTAA
- the BGLU8 gene encoding beta glucosidase 8, with translation MKHFNLLSIILVIVLATSYIDAFTRNDFPEDFLFGAGTSAYQWEGAANEDGRTPSVWDTTSHCYNGSNGDIACDGYHKYKEDVKLMAEMGLESFRFSISWSRLIPNGRGRINPKGLLFYKNLIKELRSHGIEPHVTLYHYDLPQSLEDEYGGWINHKIIEDFTAFADVCFREFGEDVKLWTTINEATIFAFAFYGKDVRYGNCTTGNYCMETYIAGHNMLLAHASASNLYKLKYKSKQRGSIGLSIFALGLTPYTNSKDDEIATQRAKAFLYGWMLKPLVFGDYPDEMKRTLGSRLPVFSEEESEQVKGSSDFVGIIHYTTVYVTNQPAPYIFPSSTNKDFFTDMGAYIISTGNSSSFVVRSCNSAETY, from the exons atgaaacatttcAATCTGTTATCCATTATTCTGGTTATCGTTTTGGCGACAAGCTACATTGATGCCTTCACCAGAAACGATTTTCCAGAGGATTTCCTCTTCGGAGCCGGTACTTCTGCTTATCAG TGGGAAGGAGCTGCTAATGAAGACGGAAGAACTCCTAGCGTCTGGGATACAACCTCCCACTGTT ATAATGGAAGTAATGGAGATATAGCATGTGATGGGTATCACAAATACAAG GAAGATGTTAAGTTGATGGCAGAAATGGGCTTAGAATCATTCAGATTCTCTATCTCCTGGTCAAGACTTATACCTA ATGGAAGAGGACGCATTAACCCAAAAGGTTTATTGTTTTACAAGAATCTCATCAAAGAGCTACGAAGCCATG GAATCGAACCTCACGTTACACTTTACCACTACGATCTTCCTCAGTCTCTTGAAGATGAGTATGGAGGATGGATCAACCACAAAATCAT AGAAGACTTTACAGCTTTTGCAGATGTATGCTTCAGAGAGTTTGGGGAGGATGTGAAGTTATGGACTACAATCAACGAAGCTACAATCTTCGCCTTTGCTTTTTATGGCAAAGACGTTAGGTATGGAAATTGTACTACAGGAAATTATTGTATGGAAACATATATTGCAGGCCATAACATGTTGCTAGCTCATGCCTCTGCTTCAAATTTGTATAAACTAAAGTACAAG AGTAAGCAAAGAGGATCCATAGGCCTTAGTATATTTGCATTGGGGTTAACTCCTTATACAAACTCCAAGGACGATGAAATCGCAACTCAAAGAGCTAAAGCTTTCCTCTATGGATG GATGTTGAAGCCTTTGGTATTTGGGGACTATCCGGATGAAATGAAGAGAACCTTGGGATCGAGATTACCGGTTTTCTCAGAGGAAGAATCAGAGCAAGTTAAAGGATCATCTGACTTTGTAGGAATTATACATTACACGACAGTTTATGTCACAAACCAGCCCGCACCTTATATCTTTCCCAGCAGCACTAACAAAGACTTCTTTACAGACATGGGCGCGTATATTATCT CCACTGGGAACTCTTCATCATTCGTGGTAAGGTCCTGCAATTCTGCAGAAACATATTGA
- the BGLU8 gene encoding beta glucosidase 8, giving the protein MAEMGLESFRFSISWSRLIPNGRGRINPKGLLFYKNLIKELRSHGIEPHVTLYHYDLPQSLEDEYGGWINHKIIEDFTAFADVCFREFGEDVKLWTTINEATIFAFAFYGKDVRYGNCTTGNYCMETYIAGHNMLLAHASASNLYKLKYKSKQRGSIGLSIFALGLTPYTNSKDDEIATQRAKAFLYGWMLKPLVFGDYPDEMKRTLGSRLPVFSEEESEQVKGSSDFVGIIHYTTVYVTNQPAPYIFPSSTNKDFFTDMGAYIISTGNSSSFVFDAVPWGLEGVLQHIKHRYNNPPIYILENGSPMKHDSMLQDTPRVEYIQAYIGAVLNAIKSGSDTRGYFVWSLIDLFEVQVGYKSSFGMYYVNFSDPGRKRSPKLSASWYTGFLNGTIDVASQDMTQLQRNFSGSSSL; this is encoded by the exons ATGGCAGAAATGGGCTTAGAATCATTCAGATTCTCTATCTCCTGGTCAAGACTTATACCTA ATGGAAGAGGACGCATTAACCCAAAAGGTTTATTGTTTTACAAGAATCTCATCAAAGAGCTACGAAGCCATG GAATCGAACCTCACGTTACACTTTACCACTACGATCTTCCTCAGTCTCTTGAAGATGAGTATGGAGGATGGATCAACCACAAAATCAT AGAAGACTTTACAGCTTTTGCAGATGTATGCTTCAGAGAGTTTGGGGAGGATGTGAAGTTATGGACTACAATCAACGAAGCTACAATCTTCGCCTTTGCTTTTTATGGCAAAGACGTTAGGTATGGAAATTGTACTACAGGAAATTATTGTATGGAAACATATATTGCAGGCCATAACATGTTGCTAGCTCATGCCTCTGCTTCAAATTTGTATAAACTAAAGTACAAG AGTAAGCAAAGAGGATCCATAGGCCTTAGTATATTTGCATTGGGGTTAACTCCTTATACAAACTCCAAGGACGATGAAATCGCAACTCAAAGAGCTAAAGCTTTCCTCTATGGATG GATGTTGAAGCCTTTGGTATTTGGGGACTATCCGGATGAAATGAAGAGAACCTTGGGATCGAGATTACCGGTTTTCTCAGAGGAAGAATCAGAGCAAGTTAAAGGATCATCTGACTTTGTAGGAATTATACATTACACGACAGTTTATGTCACAAACCAGCCCGCACCTTATATCTTTCCCAGCAGCACTAACAAAGACTTCTTTACAGACATGGGCGCGTATATTATCT CCACTGGGAACTCTTCATCATTCGTG TTTGATGCTGTTCCATGGGGTCTGGAAGGTGTTCTTCAGCATATAAAGCATCGCTATAACAATCCTCCAATCTACATTCTTGAAAATG gtTCACCGATGAAACACGATTCGATGCTACAAGACACACCAAGAGTTGAATACATTCAAGCTTACATTGGTGCTGTCCTCAACGCTATCAA GAGTGGATCGGACACGAGAGGTTACTTCGTATGGTCGCTGATAGATTTGTTTGAGGTACAGGTTGGATATAAAAGCAGCTTCGGAATGTACTATGTCAATTTTAGCGATCCTGGTCGCAAGAGGTCGCCAAAGCTCTCTGCTTCTTGGTACACTGGTTTTCTCAATGGTACAATTGATGTTGCTTCTCAAGATATGACTCAGTTGCAGAGAAATTTCTCTGGCTCTTCTTCACTGTAA
- the ATGSTF13 gene encoding Glutathione S-transferase family protein (ATGSTF13; CONTAINS InterPro DOMAIN/s: Thioredoxin fold (InterPro:IPR012335), Glutathione S-transferase, C-terminal (InterPro:IPR004046), Glutathione S-transferase, C-terminal-like (InterPro:IPR010987), Glutathione S-transferase/chloride channel, C-terminal (InterPro:IPR017933), Glutathione S-transferase, N-terminal (InterPro:IPR004045), Thioredoxin-like fold (InterPro:IPR012336); BEST Arabidopsis thaliana protein match is: glutathione S-transferase 6 (TAIR:AT1G02930.2); Has 15143 Blast hits to 15132 proteins in 1449 species: Archae - 0; Bacteria - 8090; Metazoa - 2263; Fungi - 919; Plants - 1235; Viruses - 0; Other Eukaryotes - 2636 (source: NCBI BLink).) — protein sequence MAMKLYGDEMSACVARVLLCLHEKNTEFELVPVNLFACHHKLPSFLSMNPFGKVPALQDDDLTLFESRAITAYIAEKHRDKGTDLTRHEDPKEAAIVKLWSEVEAHHFNPAISAVIHQLIVVPLQGESPNAAIVEENLENLGKILDVYEERLGKTKYLAGDTYTLADLHHVPYTYYFMKTIHAGLINDRPNVKAWWEDLCSRPAFLKVSPGLTVAPTTN from the exons atggCGATGAAGCTATATGGAGATGAGATGTCAGCGTGCGTGGCACGTGTTCTTCTCTGCCTTCATGAGAAGAACACTGAGTTCGAGCTTGTCCCTGTCAATCTCTTTGCTTGCCACCACAAGCTCCCTTCTTTTCTCTCCATGAAC CCCTTTGGCAAAGTTCCAGCTCTACAAGATGACGATCTTACCCTTTTTG AGTCGAGGGCAATCACTGCATATATAGCAGAGAAGCATAGAGACAAAGGAACGGATTTGACAAGACACGAAGACCCTAAAGAAGCAGCGATTGTGAAGTTATGGTCGGAAGTGGAGGCTCACCACTTCAACCCTGCGATCTCCGCCGTCATCCACCAGCTCATCGTCGTGCCGCTTCAAGGTGAGTCTCCTAATGCAGCCATCGTGGAGGAGAATCTGGAGAATCTAGGGAAAATACTTGACGTGTACGAAGAGAGACTTGGGAAGACAAAATACTTAGCCGGAGATACTTACACACTCGCCGATCTCCACCACGTGCCTTACACTTACTACTTCATGAAGACGATTCATGCCGGTTTGATCAACGACCGTCCTAATGTCAAGGCGTGGTGGGAAGATCTCTGTTCTCGTCCGGCTTTCCTTAAAGTCTCTCCAGGCTTGACCGTTGCTCCCACCACAAATTGA